The Schistocerca piceifrons isolate TAMUIC-IGC-003096 chromosome 11, iqSchPice1.1, whole genome shotgun sequence genome includes the window TCGTCTTGCTCTGGTACGTCTTACCTGGTGAGGTTCTGGCGTACAACTCTGAAAACAATACTGATTTTCTGCTGACTCCCGTTCTGCAGAGAATCCCCTCGCCATTTGATTTGTGGCTGAATCattttgtacactgtttgtatCACTTAATACTGTCGCCACTTCTCCATTTCTTCCACTGTCTGGTACagtttgtttaggtttgggtaaCAACCGTGAAGGTATCGCACCACGCCAAAGACTGCAATGACAATGAGAAAACATTAGACACCCATAAATAAGTATATACTCTAATTAGTCTGATGTAGCCTGAATGAAACAAGTCTCGATTGCTCACCCTTGGCTTAACCATATCTTGTTCCGGAAATCTTTTTCCTGAAAATGGTCCGAGCATACAGTGTACGTTCGGTAAACATATTCTGGCCCTCGGCTTTTGAACACTTCAGCTAAACCGGGTTTCTGAGTTAAAATTACCCACTGCTTACATCTAGAAAGTAGAGAATCAATCAAtcggcatttttttaaaaattcaagaaGCTCAAAGTGGCACATACTCTGCACTTACAGCTCCTTATCCTTGGGAAATCTATAAAATGATTTAtccttttgtaatttataattcgaACAACCTGGAACGGCGCATTTGCTACCTTTCATAGCCACAATCTTCTCACCAAACAACAAATGTCACTTCTACAACGTGAAATCACACTTCATGCCGCTAGGCAACTGTTTTAACTAATCAGTGTATCCAACAAATGTGGCGACACCATGAGTGAAAGCATAGGAAACGCCACAGCTCTGAACCTGTCACCTTGGATTCCACGAATGAAGAACATTGAACGAGTCGGGTTTTCATTCCCAGCCATTTTAAATCTAAAAGAAATTGGATATTTATTCACAAAAAACGAATTCACTTGAAACATTACTCGTTATGGTCAAATACACAAAATCTTACCCTATGCACCCCAACTAATACCTAGTTTAGTTACGAATACCCAAAGATAAGGCTGTGACATTTAATTGACCTATTACGCAGCACTTATCAACCAACAACTGCTTTCATAATATACCTCAAGCACAAACAGCGGGCAGTCTGGTACCACATAACCCCGAAATTGAAATCCACTGCCCATTCAGAAGCAGGAAACGACAGAAGAGCTACTACTGGTCTGCAAAGAATTTTCGAATACGAAAAAAATCCGCATTTACGTAGCCACAACAGTAAAGAAATGTGCATCAGTGCAAAACTTACTGGTCTACAAACAAATTGGTAAATATTACGCTTCTGTCACCACACTTTTAACCCCTGCTGCTGTTTAAGACGGGAGCGCCGAAAGGAAAAGAACATATTCACCCTAACACCTCCCTGCCACTCATTCCGATTTTGTCTTCGACGGAATGACACTTATTGTTGTTCTGATgccaaataagacaaaatttaacgTATCTCAATACTATAAATAGTACACAACAAAAAATCTACACATAccttacaaacttctcttcttagATTCCTATGTTCATCACGCACTAAAGCAAGTCGTGCGTTTCGTATCAACCGCATTCTTTTACAATCATTGGTATGGCGTCCTATATTTGGTTTTCGTCGAGGCATTATAAAAAAGATTAAAACTAAATGGAGATGTAACTGAGCGAAActtgaaatataaccacacacgACATCCAAATAACGCTTGAACACTCCGCTCGCGAATGTCTACAAGTCAGCAGTCAGCACTATTTACGCTCCAACCGCAAACCATGAGTCATATGAGTAAAACAGAGAATATACTTTATACTCAGATGTTCGGAGAAAGTTCTCTGGTTGGCATGaatacaggcgtctaaagctagcaaaatgagggatgctcaactaccggacctaccgatagatggctctagcgcgtgccgcCAAGAGAtcattgagtgtccgccatatctgaatttggcaaaaaaacgaagtgtcaaaacacggatgaaaatgtttttcgttctgcgccctcataagtattttatattggatgttctagatacctacacatcaacataatgaagtgtttctaatctagcgagaaaaaacagtgacagttctgctatgaaattcctaaattcgagtgtgttttgaaagtttgacaagctgacctataaattgtttactattttatgagtgctttacttatttgcccattttaaaacactatttaagattcaatggaggtcaacaaattaccttacttgccgaagcttttaactactggtataattcggaaaatcaagtgtggacaacagtgaagacgtctcttgaaaaaaagttgacatcgtgtgcttaggggtatctttactgacaacagaaattacaactgaactattaaagtattacttacgtataaacagaaaaaatcgttatttttttctttatctgaagtgatgcattaccgatctgcatatatgctgacactgtaattgcaacatgcacttacgaatttggcactctctttgatcagtaatttaaatgccatgattttattaacgcctgtacatgacacggtgtatttaaactgagtgatatggtagaagcaccagtttttaacagtgctacagtctttgatacgagacaagaaatacatttaaatgagataaacacaaagcccaacgttaaggctcctcttaaatgcttgacttgtatcatttggaagttaagtctagtaataatattatattggactggtccatgatgatgtaggaagtgaaggaacttgttgaaaataaccccgatcacagctgttaattttaaggttggggtgtcttaaaactgtaattttccagtctgacacccaaacaattttaaaattgaattcaaaacatgtcagtgagcaaaattaattacactttgaattacaaccatagaattctatttctgtgaatcttggctccagtctttgacatggtgtcaatcactggaatgactggttgtcagtatacggcccaagcaaaaaacaaacctgaaagtgaaagctgcagaagctggccagacaggcaccccaatggctactacaatctgtgtgagacaagggtgacattatattgcaaatttagtgtaagaagttccatattgtctgaatttgtcatatactgacaggacaatctagtccagtcgattttcttatctgcaaaagtacactagccaataccagtggcacaaaggtagtgccacattacaaactatctggtaataacagaagtattggtggacaatgtacagtaaataatatgtaataacctgagagattcaaaattggtttgaagaaataggacagtatttggaaagagagtaacattttgaaaataacaaaagacgcaagtagagttttcagttaTGAAGGctcgcttaattttttttttttttcccctctctcttttCAATTATCAAGggaaaaaatgtgataacataaaagtgcaagaaagttgtgtacaatgttggaaatgatgaaaaagaaaatttcactatgcttcctcctccatgtgaagagtattcctgtaataataggtaatagcataccaagaacataaGAGTGTCACAGTGGAGATctgttttctggtacagacatctgatacaactattccacaacaaaacgtactttcaataggtgtggtaccagtgcactcccatgggataacagaatattatgtcctccaggaatcacattgggtacaccacatacagcataaactgtacagcaactacaatgctttgtgagcaagtaataacagtcagtatctttaattttaacataactcttgactcccataattatctgcttatacgtgtgcttgtactacaggttattggtaaagcaaatactaattgaatacgtcttcacacttttaatacttagcagaaattctgaaaaaagtaaattgttttattactgtatcacctctatggcgaattaagaggtactgactggtttctttgaacatttaatagaagccttcttttttacctgctattgataaagagccattccaagttctgtacagaacaatctctcgtatttttcatgaggtttgttattctgtacactaatatttcttcttctaaatggtaaataatgcattcaggcagtgctggtattaaaggtaattcatgaaataaattatatttaaaccagaaaattaaaggttccacatggcacatgaaaagtaccttgctacacgcatgtatgtacagattccagaATGTCTGTGAattttgagttacaaacttttttaaatagaaatatgaagatcacaatactttgggtctgcattaactcaaacgtaaaatactttagtttcctatgggaaactttgttctttacgtgactTGTGCAACTGatttcactcttaatggaaaactaaatggtttatgttaaagttaactagcaaaaagtgtaacgattgttacataatttctgtgaagtaagattccttaatgttatttccttcctttgtcatcataactcgataatttcagttccatatgggacatatgaactaacaagatgatgcttttattactatgaccaaacaaaatctttttaacatgtagtacacagttcaaatcagcaaaaagtgtaaccgtataattaaggtaaatgttaatgaaaattaggcatgtaacattactgaaatttcctagatttccacgtgtacctgtaatcactgtattctgcactttgtagtgctagaaagataattctatatgattatttgcattctcttctcccccctcaacacaggaaaatataatagaaagacatcctagcaaaataaagacaaaattcagaaaattaggttttgcctgactcaggtccccttattctagaatggttataaagtaataagaatgcttatgatcaactggaacattgtgttcattataggaagtattaaaacaactgttttcttaaagtgaaacattcaagttaacatagttattgagggacatattttctcacactgaaagccatctgtcaaataagtctcagaacattttttttttttttcattaattttacacaAATCACccgtttttaatgcaagtgcatattttgtaacaccaaacatcttaaaataagcttatataatgaacaattataattttgttacggtatctacacaggatgtaaagacttaattttacttcagtgtgattcatcttttgaagttcatcatcacacaacaacaaatctatggacaaaatagttttaaaaaaaatctgtcaaaatgtcacacccatctgcatggaatgtcccattacataatttttccaatttgagcactatacatgattaaacaatatgagtttatttaacttctgtcttatacttgatttgttgtttaaaattttctcagcaggctttttttccacatgtttttaagcgtatgcaggagtatagggatgcaatcttacaagCAAGCtgagtctgatgtaagtcctcaatcctaatttcataacggtaatcatgaccaagagctcctctacttcattttctgcagcactttcatcactttctactacatgctttcttgcatgaaaatcataaacaggtggcaaacaacacacattaaaatttgagcaattcccattcattgcagtgacactgttacccaagagcaactttctcatggcacatttgaactggtatgcatttggattgttgttccaaccacatctggaccgaatgcagggggaaaaaagctctatgtggtcttgtgacagtttatatgatAGCAAATGCTTCAAAGGAGATTCAACACGAAGCGTACTTGTCAGAGCTATGTGCCTTATTGATTGcatattgaaaattatcccaaaagcaaaagtatttcttgcatggagcagcaatggaacaccaatgatttttaagcttttgatataattttcagtgtgtctgaaaatACTAACGTgttgaatgggtgttgtgtgatgtccttaggttagttaggtttaagtagttctaagttctaggggactgatgatcatagatgccaagttccatagtgctcagagccatttgaaccattttttttttaatttaatttttttttttaaataccaagccaataagatttgttgtcaagtctcagggggctcttataccctttacctaatggatttctggagttcagaatatcaaaaatcctatcaatattatacaaaaattctactgttgcttcacttcctttaatatttggatcaacaaccctcctcaaaaactctatactatctgccacactagaactcaaagtctgtggagctaatgaaacattcatttttctatttacataacttatatgttgtcctgatagtttgttggcaaatgtcataccttcttcttgttgtaccttgttcaattgctcaatgaaatgccatctaataatgccagttggagactcaatagcagatacttctgctagagcatttctggcaaacttcaTCATATGACATGTCCAAcatacaataaacattgtagctcttaaaatcacccttggaaaaatttaaagtacagccaagtgtacataaagtgcttatatttaccttccaaaccctaatgccagaactatgcagcctctctaaagcagatttcatcagtgtggcctgattatttgcctgtacaccgttgataaagaaatatgcaattgggcatataaatttgcctttaatagagacaagcatgaaaaccagagcctcagatgcctctattacttcttttgactgaggcacttccccaccaaactctgaaaaacctgtgtattgcttagttccttggtcccaaactacttgcttcctaagtgccacactgtctacaattagacatgaatcgctgaactggtcccttacgaTTGGGTTCGAATCAACgtacttaaaaacatcttttaagaagccagtttcacagtcgacacttgccacccatttggaaatcaatgatttatgggtcagaggcattaatttttgcaggtattcatatgctgctggtgaataaaagtacacagtcattgcaaacattttcacatttgttgtgtatctattaccctttgacgagagagagttgtccactatattgcacactaattccacttgtgttcctttctgatgattgaagAAGTTATGTAgcttctcaggaagatgccccttctccttcaatgaacttatgatgtcatccatggaaaacactttcttctctcttcttagaagtttttcacggacacacttcaCATTTCAGTTaacgttttaattcgtgcacaatgtctgagaaaaaattgcaagttttggtcgccttgtcttccatttctactttcgactgtataccacaatcaattacttgagaaccaactgcactctgaaataaagaaataatttccttatatatgattgaaataactcaaggcttgatgaaaaaatattataagaaaactttaggggtgtgaaaacatccttatactaacgatttcgacacaattcgcagcttctgcattggataaatgggacatgctttccacggaagaattctcattgacaaaattctccacgcaatcagtagcttctgcagagggcaaatcaagcacggattccaggacagaacgctaaaaacaaaactatggaactgtattacaacattgcttagacctatgtagcccatttgtgtccgcacgaaataaattcacaaaagtcaaaaccacacacatagcaaggaaattaattagctacctcaaatggagaagcatcgttgtcactcaaaatcctaacatgtcgtcgtggctgtttatttggtggcatcaaatgtgtcggaaagtcaaaaattgatggcactgcttcgtgtctgagacgtttcttccacgttccagggctcactacgtaatcatcttgccggaaaaggtttccgcaaagaaaactgcaggacgtaggtttaaaatctttccgcttcatggaagtaatccacttctttagcagctctgggtgctttagaggaaacctgttcaaaaacatcgaattagcaaacgcactaagtctgtattgttgtcgtattgtatcggtagtcctattacctgtgaaatggtaagttattttccttactccatcgcttcgtacgcttgaaagcggaacaagaaatcaccatttcgataatccttaattccttatacaccgtacagaccgaaagaaacttcttgccaaattcgaatatggcgggcaatacagacgacagtaatcagctggtagagccatctatcggtaggtccggtagttgagcatccctcatttcgctagctttagacgcctgtggcATGAATAAAGCGAGTCTGAGAATATACTTCACCTGAGTATGTTCTCAGTGTGGGTTGAAGGGTGGGGGAAGTTGCTCAAAGCAAAGTATATTctccgatttcgtatgaataaagccAAAGAAGTTTCTCACAAGCGGAGAACATTCTATGTTTTTGTGAGTGAGCTCCACAGCATACTTCGAGCTGAGTGAGTTGTGTTGTGATTAAGCGTTACCGAGTGTTTTTAGCGAAAATGGCGGAATTTGTTTCTTGAAAGGCAAAAAAAGATATACGTAGTACGCAGGAACACAGAAGAAAGGAACTGTAGAAGTTTGTATAGATTTAACAGTCAAAacattaaggcccgtccacacgcaacgatctgtctgcgcacatcacatctgcgcagacagatcgttgcgtgtgaacagaagatttgcaccaacctgaggtgtgtgcaaacctggaagttggagttggaggtttgagcgaaacctctcaaatctgtcggttcaaaccacatctgcgcagacaagttggagcgtgtggacaggagatcgtcgcaaatctggcgcgaaacagctgtttgctcagtctagtgtttgtatttgtgtgcacagggcacTAAAATGGCTggtactcgtcagtgttctcgagagtttgtaagtgaattcattgaaatatacagaaaccacccatgtttgtggaagattaacagtaaagaatatagtgaccgagacaaaaagacagcagcatacaatgctctaattgaaaaattgcgggcagttggcgcctcggcaaacagagaaacggtaataaaaaaataatttcgttgcgaactggcgaaattatttgcggatggatgtcgaaacttataattatctcttaaagcatgtaacccctcatattatgagaaaaatacttgtatgagaagggaaatttctcctcatgaacgcctggcagtaacattaagattcctagcaacaggaaggagctacaatgatttggaattttcatgtgcaatatcgaaacaagcattgagtgaaataatacccaacacatgtgaagctatttacgctttcctgaaagatgagttcatgaaggcaagtcaagtaaattagtctgtcagcgaactgtttaccgaaaagagttatccaaagttcagaaatctagaagatctggtgtaggagtagatcaagtataccagccaacgttatggtattttgatctacttggctttcctagtgatcaagaaacgccaagaccaagcaggagtacaattgaagatgaaattggagtgccaatgtgcgaggaaatggaacacgaggttatgtaaaacaaaacaggttcgccctgcaactctcgcagtaaatttacgtgacaaaactgctttcgctttagcagccactgtctgcaccattttgaccgctttctctgtttcctgcggttggtctgaatgttttttgcaacacaagttgtgaacacagaccacaacagaacttcctccatttctatttttcaaaataactgaattaaattttgacgttttcggggagcgtagtcgcttgccactgatatttcttttctacaccgacagatggcgggcgagtagtagattggggtttgtgtcgtgtgaacataccacatttgcagcgatcttttgcatgtacagacatctgcgccgatgtctgcgaagacagatcgttgcgtgtggaccgggctttaattGGCTGGCGAATCACTTTCTTCCGGAAAATCACGAAAGAAGAGGAGGCGCCCTTTCCAATGAAcgcaaaatgaaaattttttgcgCTATTTAGCGGATCCAGGCTTTCAGATAGGTGTATGAGAAGATTTGGGAGTACACCAGACTACAGTATCACTAACATTTTCGTATGTTCTGCAACAGGTTAACAGGAAAGCACCGTTGTGGATCAGATTTCCGAGAAATATTAACGAACTAGAAACAGCGAAAGTTAAATGGCAATCGAGATACAAGTTTCCATGTGCGCTAGGGGCCCTAGACTGCACTCACATACCTATAATGAAACCTTCTTTACATGGAGACAAATACGTCAATCGAAAGGGCTTTCCATCTATAAACGTGCAGGCGACGTGTGACAACAGTAAAATGTTTACGAGTGTTGATGCTACATGGCCAGGGTCTGTACATGACCCTAGGATATGGAGAAACTCCGATGTCTATCGTGTATTGCGTGAGAACCAGTGCAACGCCCTAATTTCAGGAGACGAAGGATATGGCATTGCACTGTGGTTAATGACATCATTTCAAAATCCCGAAACACCTGATGAGAGGGCATACAACAGACTTCACTCTAAGGAAAGGGTGATAACCGAACGGTGCTTTGGACAGGTAAAAAGGCGTTTCccaattctgcaaaataaaataaggcTTTCCCAAACAAAAATCCCCAGTGTGATAATAGCCTGTTTTGTTTTGCACAACGTAGCAAAACATGTAGGGGATGAGGATTTTGAGGCACCTAGTGATGACGACAACAATCTTCcagtactgggagaagaggaagcagcaaacgTTCGTGTACGTGGAACAAATAGAAGACGGGAAATTGTAAATGTAATACGACAACTGTAATGTATGGGTGTCTGCCCAAACATTGAATAATTAAACCCAATTTGATATTTtttgtaattacagtaattat containing:
- the LOC124720348 gene encoding uncharacterized protein LOC124720348, with protein sequence MKGSKCAVPGCSNYKLQKDKSFYRFPKDKELCKQWVILTQKPGLAEVFKSRGPEYVYRTYTVCSDHFQEKDFRNKIWLSQGLWRGAIPSRLLPKPKQTVPDSGRNGEVATVLSDTNSVQNDSATNQMARGFSAERESAENQYCFQSCTPEPHQPCESITVKVEEEPEYGGNSCDKHRPQEPEYIEVKGEPLEEEEAADEGATEQDSLCF